Proteins found in one Miscanthus floridulus cultivar M001 chromosome 4, ASM1932011v1, whole genome shotgun sequence genomic segment:
- the LOC136552378 gene encoding uncharacterized protein, with translation MPSQGRQELHRQAKGDESSDDSELAVFEVRKEPAGGRGKAPAGGRGKAKELIILDEESFEDFGKESGKEADDNLVCPTCILAQKETKEMAKKIAYLEGRLKKEEENVASLINEVNVAVDRNLELEEELQEAKQKIYAHGNALLDARLELSKKSAKK, from the exons ATGCCAAGCCAAGGGCGACAAGAGCTCCATCGGCAAGCCAAGGGCGACGAGAGCTCCGACGACTCCGAACTTGCTGTGTTCGAGGTCAGGAAGGAGCCGGCGGGTGGTAGAGGAAAGGCGCCGGCGGGTGGTAGAGGAAAGGCCAAGGAATTGATCATCCTTGACGAGGAGAGCTTCGAGGATTTCGGCAAGGAGTCCGGCAAGGAGGCCGACGACAATTTA GTGTGCCCTACGTGCATCCTTGCCCAGAAAGAGACCAAGGAAATGGCAAAGAAGATAGCCTATCTTGAAGGACGtctgaaaaaagaagaagaaaatgtagCTTCCCTTATCAATGAAGTTAATGTAGCAGTTGACAGGAACCTGGAGCTGGAAGAGGAGCTGCAAGAAGCGAAGCAGAAAATATATGCACATGGAAATGCACTTCTTGATGCTCGATTGGAGTTGAGCAAGAAGTCAGCTAAAAAGTAG
- the LOC136548952 gene encoding uncharacterized protein produces the protein MLADMMATRHESARVLEMLAQAIGGFTHGGHSGNGRNGGGVHGPKRPCSYQDFLGTHPPMFTPTAEPLDVEHWLHILEQKFQLLNVTDEQKVQFATQQLLGSTSAWWDTFNAMQPLDHHVTWQEFTTTFRQYYIPVGLLNRKLSEFLELKQGNMTMMEYVNKFNHFA, from the coding sequence ATGTTGGCTGATATGATGGCTACTCGTCATGAGTCAGCCCGTGTGCTGGAGATGCTAGCACAagctattggtggcttcacccATGGAGGCCATAGTGGTAATGGCAGGAACGGGGGTGGTGTCCATGGTCCCAAGAGGCCATGTTCCTATCAAGACTTTTTGGGgacacacccacccatgttcacgccaactgctgagcctctagatgtggagcattggcttcatattctagagcagaagtttcagttGCTCAATGTGACTGATGAGCAAAAGGTGCAATTTGCCACACAGCAGCTTCTGGGGTCTactagtgcttggtgggacactttcaatgccatgcagcctctggaccaccatgtgacttggcaggagtttaccacTACTTTCCGTCAATATTATAttcctgttggtttgctaaaCAGGAAGTTGTCCGAGTTTTTGGAGCTaaagcaaggaaacatgactatgatggagtatgtgaacaagttcaaccattttgcatag